A genomic segment from Geitlerinema sp. PCC 7407 encodes:
- a CDS encoding WD40 repeat domain-containing protein, with product MAKLATIQYLSEQKAIALKIAAQAELLTSRSDKASITGALLAVEAQKRLDKLNLSSVEADRALRQALRFLPGPSIPLQHDGNVLATSFSPDGSIVATGSIDDTARLWDAKSGKLIHLLAHKDIVQAVSFSPDSSMLITGGDEPIARIWNTKTGKLLHSLQHDGPIFDVDFSPNGSQVVTSSDDKTARLWDAQTGQLLHTLQDEKPLEIARFSPDGSMVMTASQESPARIWNVQTGKLLHSLQHKKIESVSFSEDGSMVLTGGYDKVARIWSSKTGKLLQVLQHEIPVTSVSFSPDNSKVITGIWGSEENIWAANLWDAKTGKLLHALQHTGNIFDTDFSPDSSMVITSSFDKTAYIWNTENGALLQTLPHEQAVLRVDFSPNGSQVITGSADHTARIWNIETVQEPRSFQHQGSVNNPSLSPDGSKLMTDRDDHTVQIWDVSTGQLQHSLQHENEVYTKVFSPDGSSLVTGSSDLTTRIWDIDTGQLTRSLLFKEALSGASFSSSGSKIATGRYGQTSYIWDMETGDLLQSLQHEHTIYNLIFSPDGSKLAVDWDGTAYIWDAQAGKLIHSLEPESWFIRDLSFSSDGSMLVMANFDAVELWSTETGKLLRSLPYENFLYSVRFSPDGSKVVAGSIDNTALVWSTQNGTPLHSLQQESTLRDVAFSPDGSHVITESQDNTVRVWTLSSDSLVNEICNRVTRNLSAMEWKTHVSEDLNQYERTCENLSAHSSVQ from the coding sequence TTGGCAAAGCTGGCAACAATACAATACCTCAGCGAACAAAAGGCGATCGCCCTCAAGATCGCGGCTCAAGCAGAGCTCCTGACCTCCCGCAGCGACAAAGCAAGCATCACCGGTGCGCTCCTCGCTGTCGAAGCCCAAAAACGCCTAGACAAGCTCAACCTATCCTCTGTAGAAGCTGACCGCGCCTTGCGTCAGGCTTTACGCTTTCTTCCCGGGCCTTCCATCCCGCTACAGCATGACGGTAATGTTTTAGCGACTAGTTTTAGTCCAGATGGATCAATCGTCGCCACTGGCAGCATTGACGATACGGCTCGCCTTTGGGATGCCAAAAGCGGCAAGCTTATCCACTTGCTTGCCCACAAAGATATAGTCCAAGCGGTAAGCTTCAGTCCAGACAGTTCTATGCTCATCACTGGGGGTGATGAGCCTATTGCCCGTATTTGGAATACCAAAACTGGTAAACTCCTGCACTCTCTTCAGCATGACGGTCCCATCTTCGATGTAGACTTCAGTCCCAACGGCTCCCAGGTTGTTACTAGCAGCGATGATAAAACCGCGCGCCTCTGGGACGCTCAAACCGGTCAGCTTCTCCATACACTTCAAGATGAAAAGCCGTTAGAAATTGCGCGCTTTAGTCCTGATGGATCCATGGTTATGACAGCCAGTCAGGAGAGTCCAGCTCGTATCTGGAATGTCCAAACCGGTAAGCTCCTTCATTCTCTTCAGCACAAAAAAATAGAAAGCGTAAGCTTTAGTGAAGATGGCTCTATGGTTCTCACCGGCGGCTACGACAAAGTAGCGCGAATCTGGAGCTCAAAAACTGGCAAACTGCTCCAGGTTCTTCAGCACGAAATTCCAGTTACATCTGTGAGTTTTAGTCCAGATAACTCTAAGGTCATTACGGGGATTTGGGGCAGCGAAGAAAACATTTGGGCTGCAAACCTCTGGGACGCTAAAACCGGTAAATTGCTTCATGCTCTTCAACACACGGGAAATATCTTCGATACAGATTTTAGTCCCGACAGTTCTATGGTCATTACAAGCAGCTTTGATAAGACAGCTTATATTTGGAACACTGAAAATGGAGCACTTCTCCAGACTCTTCCTCATGAGCAAGCAGTGCTGCGTGTGGACTTTAGCCCAAATGGCTCACAGGTTATAACAGGAAGCGCCGATCACACAGCCCGCATCTGGAATATTGAGACGGTGCAAGAACCCCGATCATTTCAGCATCAGGGCTCGGTCAATAATCCAAGCCTTAGCCCTGATGGCTCCAAACTCATGACAGATAGGGATGATCACACAGTGCAGATTTGGGATGTCAGTACGGGCCAGCTTCAGCACTCTCTTCAGCACGAAAACGAGGTGTATACCAAAGTCTTTAGTCCAGATGGCTCTAGTCTCGTAACTGGCAGCTCTGACTTGACAACCCGTATTTGGGATATCGACACTGGTCAGCTCACTCGTTCTCTCCTATTTAAGGAAGCTTTATCTGGCGCAAGCTTTAGTTCTAGCGGGTCCAAGATTGCTACAGGAAGGTATGGTCAAACTAGCTATATCTGGGACATGGAAACTGGCGATCTTCTTCAATCTCTTCAGCACGAACACACTATTTATAACCTGATTTTTAGTCCTGACGGCTCCAAGCTCGCAGTAGATTGGGATGGAACCGCCTATATTTGGGATGCTCAAGCGGGTAAGCTCATACATTCTCTTGAGCCTGAATCGTGGTTTATCCGCGATTTAAGTTTTAGCTCAGATGGCTCCATGCTCGTTATGGCGAACTTTGATGCAGTAGAACTTTGGAGCACCGAAACCGGTAAACTCTTACGTTCTCTGCCCTATGAAAACTTTTTGTACAGTGTGAGATTTAGTCCTGATGGGTCTAAAGTTGTCGCAGGGAGTATTGATAATACAGCTCTTGTTTGGAGCACTCAGAACGGAACACCCCTCCACTCCCTTCAGCAAGAAAGCACCTTACGTGATGTTGCTTTTAGTCCGGACGGCTCCCACGTTATTACAGAAAGTCAGGATAATACGGTACGCGTTTGGACTCTCTCATCAGACAGCTTGGTGAATGAAATCTGCAATCGGGTGACGCGCAATCTAAGCGCAATGGAGTGGAAAACACATGTCAGTGAAGATCTCAATCAGTATGAGCGAACCTGTGAAAATTTGTCGGCACATTCTAGCGTGCAATAG
- a CDS encoding CHAT domain-containing tetratricopeptide repeat protein gives MARALWSRLSLMTSLVALSAIAAVGSSTPLMVASSRAQSPVVQPAEQAQAQALTIYQPLQRIPWEGQYTTAQGLKYFAVEPWSGAPVSEGALSEARAMGDRRKEAALLIDQGLEAFLGEQFERGVQAYKESLAIARELGDRSLQRLALGNLSLAYAQKGIYSAEGIESLQQFHQLLREEGTDPSLEGMALGNLGKGYFGADLYALAIETHQQRRSLAQKTGDRRGEAQALGDLGLVYQALGESEKARDLYQQQLAIAQSLQDEALQSLALGNLGIAYHAAGNYAQAVQFQQQRLTLAQKAENRQWEAEALANLAGAHYKMGEIDRAIALYDQAWETAWQFLRDPDILYGLRGNQGLAYFQKGDYATAEKYYQEYYTYVRSRNNRRGQGVAKNNMAVLQIQRGDLTGAARTLREGVAEWEDLRSRLGDNDAYKISIFETQRALYQNLQFVLMQLRQSDASLEVAERARARAFAELLARRVSPTDERSIEMGAVPNLSQIQQLAQSQQATFIVYSVISQTFRRPQALEARESQLLIWVVPPQGAIAVETVDLATALDGQTLADWVGRSRQSIGASDRGLGVASRAGGTRAAGSDLDQLYQWLIAPVAQYLPQNPDDRVVFVPQDALFWVPFAALRAADGTYLIEKHTLSVSPSLQVLQLTERLRAQNRAATSASLVVGNPTMPKVTVAAGEPPVPLPNLPGSESEAKAIADLLGTQPLLGAQATKGAVLQQMRSASLIHLATHGLMDDFRGLGVPGAIALAPSGADDGLLTASDLLTLQLQARLIVLSACNTGRGKLTGDGVVGLSRSLIAAGTPSLLVSLWAVPDAPTADLMVTFYQQLQQDPDKAKALRQAMLATKAKYPEPSAWAAFTLIGESR, from the coding sequence ATGGCGCGCGCTCTTTGGTCTCGACTCTCTCTGATGACTTCGCTGGTGGCCCTGAGCGCGATCGCCGCTGTGGGGAGCAGCACACCGCTGATGGTTGCCAGTAGCCGGGCTCAGTCGCCCGTCGTCCAGCCCGCAGAGCAGGCCCAGGCCCAGGCGCTGACGATCTATCAGCCTTTGCAGCGGATTCCCTGGGAGGGGCAGTACACCACGGCCCAGGGCCTGAAGTATTTCGCGGTGGAGCCGTGGAGCGGCGCGCCGGTGTCGGAGGGGGCACTATCCGAGGCGCGGGCCATGGGCGATCGCCGCAAAGAGGCGGCGCTGCTGATCGACCAGGGCCTAGAGGCCTTTTTGGGAGAACAGTTTGAGCGGGGGGTGCAGGCGTACAAAGAGAGTCTGGCGATCGCCCGGGAGCTTGGCGATCGCTCCCTCCAGCGCTTGGCCCTGGGCAATCTCTCCCTCGCCTATGCCCAAAAAGGGATCTATAGCGCTGAGGGAATCGAGTCTCTCCAACAGTTTCACCAGCTGCTGCGCGAAGAGGGGACCGATCCATCTCTAGAGGGGATGGCCCTGGGAAATTTGGGCAAAGGATACTTTGGCGCAGATCTCTATGCTTTGGCCATTGAAACCCATCAGCAGCGGCGATCGCTGGCCCAGAAAACCGGCGATCGCCGAGGAGAGGCCCAGGCCTTAGGAGATCTGGGCTTGGTCTATCAAGCGCTGGGAGAGAGTGAGAAGGCGAGAGATCTCTATCAGCAGCAGTTGGCGATCGCCCAAAGCCTGCAAGACGAAGCGCTTCAGAGTTTGGCTCTGGGAAATTTGGGCATCGCGTACCATGCAGCAGGCAACTATGCCCAGGCTGTCCAGTTTCAGCAGCAGCGTCTCACCCTCGCCCAGAAAGCCGAAAATCGGCAGTGGGAAGCGGAGGCCTTGGCAAACCTGGCTGGCGCTCACTACAAGATGGGAGAAATCGACCGGGCGATCGCCCTCTATGACCAGGCTTGGGAGACGGCTTGGCAGTTTCTCCGCGACCCCGATATTCTCTACGGCCTGCGCGGCAATCAAGGCCTCGCCTATTTCCAGAAAGGAGACTATGCCACCGCCGAGAAATACTATCAGGAGTATTACACCTACGTGCGATCGCGCAATAATCGGCGCGGTCAGGGAGTTGCCAAAAATAATATGGCGGTCTTGCAGATTCAGCGCGGAGATCTCACCGGCGCGGCCCGGACTCTGCGCGAAGGGGTGGCAGAGTGGGAAGATCTGCGATCGCGTCTAGGAGACAATGACGCCTACAAGATCTCTATCTTTGAGACCCAGCGAGCGCTCTATCAAAATCTCCAGTTTGTGCTGATGCAGCTGCGGCAGTCTGACGCCTCTCTGGAAGTGGCCGAGCGGGCGCGGGCGCGCGCCTTTGCGGAGCTGCTGGCTCGACGCGTCTCACCCACCGACGAGCGATCCATTGAGATGGGCGCGGTGCCCAACCTGTCCCAGATTCAGCAGCTGGCCCAGTCTCAGCAGGCGACTTTTATTGTCTACTCTGTGATTAGCCAGACCTTTCGGCGGCCCCAGGCCCTGGAAGCGCGGGAGTCCCAGCTGCTGATCTGGGTGGTGCCGCCCCAGGGGGCGATCGCCGTGGAGACGGTGGACTTGGCGACGGCCCTGGACGGCCAAACCCTGGCGGACTGGGTGGGCCGCAGTCGGCAGTCCATCGGCGCGAGCGATCGCGGGTTGGGGGTCGCGAGTCGCGCCGGAGGAACCCGCGCCGCTGGCAGCGATCTCGACCAGCTCTATCAGTGGCTGATTGCCCCCGTCGCCCAATATTTGCCCCAAAATCCGGACGATCGGGTCGTCTTTGTGCCCCAAGATGCGCTCTTTTGGGTGCCTTTCGCCGCCCTCCGAGCCGCAGACGGCACTTACCTGATCGAGAAGCACACCCTCAGCGTCTCACCGTCTCTCCAGGTTTTGCAGCTGACGGAGCGCCTGCGGGCGCAGAACCGGGCCGCGACCTCTGCGTCTCTGGTCGTGGGCAATCCCACCATGCCCAAGGTGACTGTGGCTGCTGGGGAGCCGCCGGTGCCGCTGCCCAACCTGCCCGGTAGCGAGAGCGAGGCAAAGGCGATCGCCGATTTGCTCGGCACCCAGCCGCTGCTGGGCGCTCAGGCCACCAAGGGCGCTGTGCTCCAGCAGATGCGCTCTGCCTCTCTGATTCACCTGGCGACCCACGGGCTGATGGATGATTTTCGGGGGTTGGGCGTCCCGGGGGCGATCGCCCTTGCGCCCAGCGGCGCAGACGACGGCCTCCTGACCGCCAGCGATCTCCTCACTCTCCAGCTTCAGGCCAGGCTCATTGTCCTGAGCGCCTGCAACACCGGTCGCGGCAAGCTCACGGGCGACGGGGTCGTCGGCCTCTCGCGATCGCTGATCGCCGCCGGAACGCCCAGCCTGCTGGTCTCACTCTGGGCCGTCCCCGATGCCCCCACCGCAGACCTCATGGTGACTTTTTATCAGCAGCTCCAGCAAGACCCGGACAAGGCCAAAGCCCTGCGGCAAGCCATGCTGGCCACCAAGGCCAAATATCCGGAGCCCTCTGCCTGGGCCGCTTTTACCCTGATCGGTGAGAGTCGCTAG
- a CDS encoding tetratricopeptide repeat protein, producing MASSTSDLQSLQIIEDTSYQLVLSRGRFHQNPMAIARGLANLAFVIALVGGWWQWQGQALWQEFLQEYGSTLTELSTQSDFRRLVGILGLGIVGTIALMSLGLLRPVAQKWVFDRMAREMVHTALYRFGTRVQHYSLSEIVAVELKQHQGGEDGNSIAYELLVHYQANRLQKLSLGRTVASASRRQQAIARKHYRDIARKICVFLPSGDTTSLIDRAVGDDTIPPKINLSFKGIFQEGKMLFETARLSQKQGAAAIAQLEAAVQANPTDPHTHKKLGIALLTQKRRAEAKACLQQALELFQAQGNESQVALMELLLLNLNERLWPDHH from the coding sequence ATGGCTTCTTCTACCAGCGACCTTCAGAGCTTACAGATCATCGAAGATACGTCCTATCAGCTGGTGCTGAGCCGGGGACGATTTCACCAAAATCCCATGGCGATCGCGCGCGGACTCGCCAATCTCGCTTTTGTCATTGCCTTGGTGGGAGGGTGGTGGCAGTGGCAGGGCCAAGCGCTGTGGCAGGAGTTTCTGCAAGAGTATGGATCAACCCTGACGGAGCTCAGCACCCAGAGCGATTTTCGGAGACTCGTAGGCATTCTGGGCCTAGGAATAGTTGGCACCATCGCGCTGATGAGCCTGGGGCTGCTTCGGCCTGTGGCGCAGAAGTGGGTGTTTGACCGGATGGCGAGGGAAATGGTCCACACGGCTCTGTACCGGTTCGGCACCCGAGTCCAGCACTACAGCTTGTCTGAAATAGTCGCTGTGGAACTCAAGCAGCACCAGGGGGGAGAAGACGGAAACAGCATTGCCTATGAACTGCTGGTTCATTACCAAGCCAATCGCCTTCAGAAGCTGTCTCTGGGGCGGACCGTGGCGTCGGCCTCTCGCCGTCAGCAGGCGATCGCCCGCAAGCACTATCGAGATATTGCCCGCAAGATCTGTGTTTTTTTGCCGTCGGGTGACACCACATCTTTAATTGACCGCGCGGTGGGCGATGACACCATTCCCCCCAAAATCAACCTGAGCTTCAAAGGAATTTTTCAAGAAGGGAAGATGCTGTTTGAAACGGCTCGGTTGAGCCAAAAACAAGGTGCAGCGGCGATCGCCCAGTTAGAGGCAGCAGTCCAGGCCAACCCCACCGATCCCCACACTCACAAAAAACTCGGCATTGCCCTTCTCACCCAAAAACGTCGCGCCGAGGCTAAGGCATGTTTGCAACAGGCCCTGGAACTCTTTCAAGCCCAGGGCAACGAGAGCCAAGTCGCTTTGATGGAACTATTGCTGCTGAACCTAAACGAGCGACTATGGCCCGATCACCACTGA
- a CDS encoding cysteine hydrolase family protein, whose amino-acid sequence MVSSDISIPARPHPFPFDGAHTALIAIDLQKDFCHPEGYCGQVLNADLTGLQAIVPRVQQLIAWARQRDIWIIYTRESHRPDLRDLTPSKKLRYINAGYPVGSLGKLGRFLIAGEAGTQLLEEFQPLENELVLDKPAQSIFVATDLEARLRSRGITHLLFAGVTTQCCVLGSYRHASDLGFYGLLLEDCCAALTPSEHQAALEVITSEGGAIGWVSTSKALMEAVG is encoded by the coding sequence ATGGTTTCCTCAGACATTTCTATCCCGGCTCGTCCCCATCCTTTCCCTTTCGATGGCGCTCATACAGCCCTGATCGCCATCGATCTGCAAAAAGACTTTTGTCACCCGGAGGGATACTGCGGGCAGGTCCTCAACGCGGATCTCACAGGTCTCCAGGCGATCGTCCCCCGAGTGCAGCAGCTCATTGCCTGGGCTCGCCAGCGAGATATCTGGATAATCTATACGCGCGAGAGTCATCGGCCAGATTTGAGAGATCTCACCCCCAGCAAAAAGCTGCGATATATCAATGCCGGATATCCGGTTGGCAGCCTCGGGAAGCTGGGGCGATTTCTGATTGCTGGAGAGGCTGGAACGCAGCTTTTGGAGGAGTTTCAGCCCTTAGAAAATGAGCTGGTTCTCGATAAGCCTGCTCAGTCTATTTTTGTCGCGACTGACCTCGAAGCAAGACTGCGATCGCGCGGTATCACCCATCTGCTTTTTGCGGGGGTCACGACGCAATGCTGCGTCCTCGGCAGCTACCGCCACGCCAGCGATCTGGGCTTCTATGGCCTCTTGCTAGAAGACTGCTGCGCAGCTCTCACCCCCAGTGAGCACCAAGCAGCTCTGGAGGTTATTACCAGTGAGGGAGGGGCGATTGGCTGGGTCAGTACATCTAAGGCGCTGATGGAGGCCGTGGGGTAG
- a CDS encoding GAF domain-containing protein: MSFLKYPAAPALVGDITPQQQIPSILNQQSLSISGPASPSTAHMGTQSAKDAFQSTVQEISDTTGFPIVAIERYDAARQVMVFEGAIGVPLPEGKSFEVPVHQTLSGTVVATQQAIIKTYAPNELKLCSSNDVLSALGIRTFVCIPLVVERRTIGALSLGHPELVTVEGPLLRWITRLARDLAWIIDRYPINPEALETDERLWLAWNAAPLIERGRFYGVTRDLSQQKASEAALRESEERYRQLVDICPDGILIHQEGRVVLANQALLRLFGASRAEDLIGREVISLVHPADQELMRQNLAETCCQEGPPPLLEEKLVRLDGSTFDAEVVAIAYRYQGQMAVQAVIRDISDRKQTERARRQQDERERLMNAIAHRIRQSLDLSEILNTTVDEVRQFLGCDRTIVFRLTAQGDGEVIVESVIPPWESILGFSFFDPCFRSDFTERYREGRVSAVADVRAPSVTPCYRQVLEALQIRANLIVPIVQGDRLWGLLIAHQCGGPRVWQPFEIDLLKQLATQVAIAIQQSELYQQVQTLNVTLEEQVRDRTAQLQRSIDFEALLKRITDQVRDSLDEHKILQSAVQSLAEGLGVECCDTGMYNAEQTTSTICYEYTTTLPRARGRVISIADHPEQYQQLFQGQPLQVCPIAPTPARNLARRWAILACPIADDQGVIGDLRLFRHSRDWFDQLEVRLVAQVANQCAIAIRQARLFEESQAQVRELERLNQLKDDFLSTVSHELRTPMANIKMAIQLLEILLKQQDWFNEPSNPAQRYFGILNDECDREITLINDLLDLSRLDAGTEPLVLATIQPHLWLPSLIEPFYGRIEQQKQRVEILTPEDLPPLTTDLKHLSRVLMELISNACKYTPAHETITLAAARQGEGVEFQVSNSGVEISETEQGRIFDKFYRIPNSDPWRHGGTGLGLALAKKLVEYLGGSIAVSSGDRRTTFTITLPLQPLPRPVEDFSRIFQAPRDPDA, translated from the coding sequence TTGAGCTTCCTGAAATATCCGGCTGCCCCTGCCCTCGTTGGCGACATCACCCCCCAGCAGCAAATTCCAAGCATTCTTAACCAGCAGAGCCTAAGCATTTCGGGTCCTGCATCGCCTTCTACCGCCCACATGGGAACGCAATCTGCGAAAGACGCCTTCCAATCCACCGTCCAAGAAATCAGCGACACTACGGGCTTTCCCATTGTGGCGATCGAGCGCTATGACGCTGCGCGACAGGTGATGGTGTTTGAAGGGGCAATCGGTGTGCCTCTGCCTGAGGGGAAATCCTTTGAAGTTCCTGTTCACCAGACTCTCTCTGGCACCGTTGTCGCTACCCAGCAGGCCATCATCAAGACCTACGCACCCAATGAGCTCAAGCTGTGCAGCAGCAATGACGTTCTCAGCGCTCTGGGAATTCGCACCTTTGTGTGCATTCCCCTGGTGGTTGAGCGGCGTACGATCGGCGCGCTGAGTTTGGGCCATCCCGAACTTGTGACGGTTGAGGGGCCTCTGCTCCGGTGGATCACCCGCTTGGCGCGAGATCTGGCCTGGATCATAGACCGCTACCCAATCAATCCAGAAGCCCTCGAAACCGACGAACGCCTGTGGCTGGCGTGGAATGCTGCGCCGCTGATCGAGCGGGGCCGCTTTTATGGGGTGACGCGCGACCTTAGCCAGCAAAAGGCTTCTGAGGCTGCTCTGCGAGAGAGTGAGGAGCGCTATCGGCAGCTGGTCGACATTTGCCCTGACGGGATTTTGATCCATCAGGAAGGGCGGGTGGTGCTGGCCAATCAGGCGCTGCTGCGGCTGTTTGGGGCGAGCCGGGCCGAGGATCTGATTGGCCGGGAGGTGATCAGTCTGGTGCATCCGGCGGACCAGGAACTGATGCGCCAGAATCTGGCGGAGACCTGCTGTCAGGAGGGTCCGCCGCCGCTGCTCGAAGAGAAACTGGTGCGCCTCGATGGCAGCACCTTTGATGCGGAGGTGGTGGCGATCGCCTATCGGTACCAGGGGCAAATGGCCGTGCAGGCCGTGATTCGGGATATCAGCGATCGCAAGCAGACAGAACGGGCTCGGCGTCAGCAGGACGAGCGGGAGCGGCTGATGAATGCGATCGCCCATCGGATTCGCCAGTCTCTGGATCTGTCCGAGATTCTCAACACCACGGTGGATGAGGTGCGCCAGTTTCTCGGGTGCGATCGCACGATCGTGTTTCGGCTGACTGCCCAGGGCGACGGCGAGGTGATTGTCGAGTCGGTGATCCCGCCTTGGGAGTCGATTTTGGGGTTTAGTTTTTTTGATCCTTGCTTTCGCAGCGATTTCACCGAGCGCTATCGCGAGGGCCGAGTCAGCGCCGTGGCGGATGTTCGCGCCCCCAGCGTCACGCCTTGCTATCGCCAGGTGCTGGAGGCGCTCCAGATTCGCGCCAACTTGATTGTGCCGATTGTGCAGGGCGATCGCCTCTGGGGGCTGCTGATCGCCCATCAGTGCGGGGGGCCGCGGGTTTGGCAGCCCTTCGAAATTGACCTGCTCAAGCAGCTAGCCACCCAGGTGGCGATCGCCATTCAGCAATCCGAGCTGTATCAGCAAGTTCAGACCCTCAACGTCACCCTCGAAGAGCAGGTGCGCGATCGCACTGCCCAGCTTCAGCGATCCATCGACTTCGAGGCTCTGCTCAAGCGGATCACCGATCAGGTGCGTGACTCCCTCGACGAGCACAAGATCCTCCAGAGCGCCGTCCAGAGCCTTGCCGAAGGCCTCGGTGTCGAGTGCTGCGACACGGGAATGTACAACGCTGAGCAGACCACCTCCACCATTTGCTACGAATACACCACGACCCTGCCTCGAGCGCGCGGCCGGGTGATCTCCATCGCAGACCATCCCGAGCAGTACCAGCAGCTATTTCAAGGACAGCCGCTCCAGGTTTGTCCCATTGCGCCGACGCCTGCCCGCAACCTAGCGCGGCGTTGGGCGATCCTGGCTTGCCCCATCGCAGATGACCAGGGCGTGATTGGCGATCTGCGTCTGTTTCGCCACAGTCGCGACTGGTTTGATCAGCTAGAGGTGCGCCTTGTGGCCCAGGTTGCCAACCAGTGCGCCATTGCCATTCGGCAGGCCCGCCTGTTTGAGGAATCCCAGGCCCAGGTGCGGGAGCTGGAGCGGCTCAACCAGCTCAAGGACGACTTTTTGAGCACGGTCTCCCACGAGCTGCGGACCCCCATGGCCAATATCAAGATGGCCATTCAGCTTTTGGAGATTTTGCTCAAGCAGCAGGACTGGTTCAATGAGCCCAGCAACCCGGCCCAGCGCTACTTTGGGATTCTCAATGACGAGTGCGATCGCGAAATTACCCTGATTAATGACCTGCTGGATCTGTCGCGCCTGGATGCGGGCACCGAGCCGCTCGTGCTGGCGACCATTCAGCCCCATCTGTGGCTGCCCAGTCTCATTGAGCCTTTCTATGGCCGCATCGAGCAGCAAAAGCAGCGCGTCGAGATCCTCACGCCCGAGGATCTGCCCCCCTTGACGACGGATCTCAAGCACCTGAGCCGCGTCTTGATGGAGCTGATCAGCAACGCCTGCAAGTACACTCCCGCCCACGAGACCATTACCCTGGCTGCTGCTCGGCAAGGCGAGGGGGTCGAGTTTCAGGTGAGCAACTCAGGGGTCGAAATTTCCGAGACAGAGCAGGGGCGGATTTTCGATAAGTTCTATCGGATTCCCAACAGCGATCCCTGGCGCCACGGCGGCACGGGCCTCGGTCTGGCCCTGGCGAAAAAGCTGGTGGAGTATCTTGGCGGGTCGATCGCCGTCAGCAGCGGCGATCGCCGCACCACCTTCACCATCACGCTGCCTCTCCAGCCGCTGCCTCGCCCTGTCGAAGACTTTAGCCGAATTTTTCAGGCCCCCAGGGACCCAGACGCCTGA
- a CDS encoding DNA repair exonuclease, with translation MVRFLHLSDVHLGFNRYGSAERTKDFYLALDDVIERYAIAAQVDFVLIAGDLFEDRQILPATLNQAKLCLQKLQDAAIPVFAIEGNHDNCPYGTQTSWLRYLSSWDYLVLLEPYDGESGPEYEPWDPESHSGGYVDLPCGVRIIGSRWYGASAPQMIRKIAEAIAALPPGPDKTIMMFHHGLEGQIARYNGALRYQELLPLREAGVDYLALGHIHRHYEKEGWIFNPGSLEANSIVENQAQNPRGVLLVEMDETGIRADLRRDYYQRPIRRLIFKTEKQMTSDDLAAGAIAQIEAAAQRGETQGALVEMVIQGQTGFNRVDLNLKTLRDRLKTLSGALILLLKYEAVGTEYRTPALAGTGNAPTRAQIEQQVFLDLLTANTRYETHAPRLAAGLTDLKDRVLDNQAEDTLYEFVQDLLDTLETPQASGSLGA, from the coding sequence ATGGTTCGCTTTCTGCACTTATCGGATGTGCATTTAGGGTTCAATCGCTACGGTAGCGCGGAGCGAACCAAGGATTTTTATCTGGCGCTGGATGACGTGATCGAGCGCTACGCGATCGCCGCTCAAGTGGATTTTGTGCTGATTGCGGGGGATCTATTTGAGGATCGGCAGATCCTGCCAGCGACGCTCAACCAGGCCAAGCTCTGCCTCCAGAAGCTCCAGGATGCGGCAATCCCCGTATTTGCCATCGAGGGAAACCACGACAACTGCCCCTACGGCACGCAGACGAGCTGGCTGCGCTATCTCTCCAGCTGGGACTACCTGGTGCTGCTGGAGCCCTACGACGGCGAGAGCGGGCCGGAGTATGAGCCCTGGGACCCAGAGAGCCACTCGGGCGGATACGTGGACCTGCCCTGCGGCGTGCGGATCATCGGCTCGCGGTGGTACGGGGCCTCAGCCCCCCAGATGATCCGAAAGATCGCAGAGGCGATCGCCGCTCTGCCGCCCGGACCCGACAAAACGATCATGATGTTTCACCACGGTCTCGAGGGCCAGATCGCCCGGTACAACGGCGCTCTGCGCTACCAAGAGTTGCTGCCCCTGCGAGAGGCGGGCGTCGACTACCTGGCCCTGGGCCACATCCACCGCCACTACGAAAAAGAAGGCTGGATTTTTAATCCGGGGTCCCTGGAGGCCAACAGCATTGTCGAAAACCAGGCCCAAAACCCCCGGGGCGTGCTCCTGGTGGAGATGGACGAGACGGGAATCCGGGCGGATCTCCGGCGCGACTACTACCAGCGCCCGATCCGTCGCCTGATTTTCAAGACCGAGAAGCAGATGACCAGCGACGACCTAGCGGCAGGGGCGATCGCCCAGATCGAGGCGGCGGCGCAGCGGGGCGAAACCCAGGGAGCCCTGGTCGAGATGGTGATCCAGGGCCAAACCGGATTCAATCGCGTCGACCTCAACCTCAAGACCCTGCGCGATCGCCTCAAGACCCTCAGCGGCGCGCTCATTCTGCTGCTCAAGTACGAAGCCGTCGGCACCGAATACCGCACCCCGGCCCTGGCAGGCACTGGAAACGCCCCCACCCGCGCCCAGATCGAGCAGCAAGTCTTTCTAGATCTCCTCACGGCCAACACCCGCTACGAGACCCATGCGCCCCGCCTAGCCGCTGGCCTGACCGATCTCAAAGACCGCGTCCTGGACAACCAGGCAGAAGACACGCTCTACGAATTTGTGCAGGATCTGCTGGATACCCTAGAGACGCCTCAGGCGTCTGGGTCCCTGGGGGCCTGA